The following are from one region of the Syngnathus acus chromosome 10, fSynAcu1.2, whole genome shotgun sequence genome:
- the aurkb gene encoding aurora kinase B: protein MQDKENHGPRAFQQQTSSILAGPQRVPVRPGRATDKNLVMEPVRQYVGSSSSLVPKQISIEDFDIGRPLGKGKFGNVYLAKVKKLQAIVALKVLFKSQMEKEGVEHQLRREIEIQAHLKHPNILRFYNYFHDRKRVFLVLEYAPRGELYKELQRLGRFDDQRTATFMEEISDALLYCHAKKVIHRDIKPENLLLGYRGELKIADFGWSVHAPSLRRRTMCGTLDYLPPEMIEGRTHSEKVDLWCIGILCYECLVGKPPFESSSHVDTYKRITKVDLKFPSIVSEGARDLIGKLLRHCPADRLSLQCVIDHPWVRNNSRRILPPPVCPTKTS, encoded by the exons ATGCAG GATAAAGAAAATCACGGGCCAAGGGCTTTCCAGCAACAG ACCTCGAGCATCCTGGCTGGCCCACAACGTGTTCCGGTTAGACCGGGACGAGCCACAGACAAAAATCTTGTTATGG AACCCGTAAGACAATATGTTGGTTCATCGTCCAGTTTGGTTCCGAA GCAGATCAGTATTGAAGACTTTGACATCGGTCGACCACTGGGGAAGGGCAAGTTTGGCAATGTGTACCTCGCCAAGGTGAAGAAGCTGCAAGCCATTGTAGCTCTCAAAGTGTTGTTCAAGTCCCAGATGGAGAAGGAGGGTGTAGAGCACCAACTCAGAAGGGAGATTGAGATCCAGGCTCACCTCAA GCATCCCAACATCCTTCGCTTTTACAACTATTTTCATGACCGTAAGAGGGTGTTTTTGGTGCTGGAGTACGCGCCACGTGGCGAGTTATACAAGGAGCTTCAGCGATTAGGACGCTTTGACGATCAGCGCACTGCCACT tttaTGGAAGAGATCTCCGATGCACTGCTGTACTGTCACGCAAAGAAAGTGATCCATCGTGACATCAAACCAGAGAATCTACTACTTGGCTACCGTGGAGAGCTGAAAATTGCTGATTTTGGTTGGTCAGTTCATGCACCTTCCCTCAG GCGGCGCACGATGTGCGGGACGCTGGACTACCTTCCTCCCGAGATGATCGAGGGCCGCACCCATAGTGAGAAAGTGGACCTGTGGTGCATCGGGATCCTCTGTTATGAGTGTCTTGTGGGGAAACCTCCCTTTGAATCTTCTTCTCATGTTGATACGTACAAAAGAATCACCAAG GTGGATCTGAAGTTCCCAAGCATCGTTTCGGAAGGTGCACGCGACCTGATCGGCAAGCTGCTTCGCCACTGCCCCGCCGATCGTCTATCGCTACAGTGTGTCATTGATCACCCGTGGGTCCGTAACAACTCTCGGCGGATCTTACCCCCCCCTGTCTGTCCCACCAAAACCTCATGA
- the LOC119129220 gene encoding F-box/LRR-repeat protein 12-like, protein MDEFPTCNLDYLPENILIDVLSYLSVRELVRAGRVCKRWRRLVKDQKLWRLVDLTAWKGMTSRILWVLLRQYLGCGLRYLRLRGLLLSVRGGTFLSEAWLKALSTKCPRMSKLYLLHADLRSLPSCQLLPPSLKVLELQGCELSQGFFNQDPPTPSQETTSSAKQKGTRHCAPSGISIECLILNNVPSFKDQHLQSLTSWERLSRLELCDTFRVTANGLRGCAAKEGVCGLEGLFRLKFLEMSITTRQGYQRPMASLGLETGWLGLEELSLGGKEVAPGFPYASRLKDLKRLTLKACTLDELQVVHNCKMLRGLPGFLRLEFLDVVFQPRRCSPERAGDGEGEQEQEGEEEVADSDKGDNGNNENKPDKLIQNLRRLLAVMLPCCTLTFNNCSVQLNSNLGSNLFI, encoded by the exons ATGGATGAATTTCCAACGTGTAACCTCGACTACCTTccagaaaacattttgattgacGTGCTATCATATTTGAGCGTGCGCGAGCTTGTCAGAGCTGGGAG AGTGTGTAAGAGATGGAGACGTCTCGTAAAGGATCAAAAATTGTGGAGACTTGTGGACTTGACAGCGTGGAAAGGG ATGACATCACGTATCCTGTGGGTCCTTCTGCGCCAGTATCTGGGTTGTGGACTACGGTACTTACGCCTTCGGGGTTTGCTTCTCTCTGTCCGAGGCGGCACCTTCCTCTCTGAGGCTTGGCTTAAAGCTTTGTCCACAAAGTGCCCCCGCATGAGCAAGCTCTACCTTCTGCATGCCGACTTGAGAAGCCTCCCCAGCTGCCAGCTCCTGCCGCCATCCTTGAAAGTGCTGGAGCTGCAAGGCTGTGAGCTGTCTCAGGGTTTCTTCAACCAAGATCCACCCACTCCGTCTCAAGAGACGACTTCCAGCGCCAAACAGAAAGGAACGAGACATTGCGCGCCATCTGGGATTTCTATTGAATGTTTAATCCTCAACAATGTTCCCTCTTTTAAGGACCAACACCTGCAGAGTCTTACATCATGGGAGAGGCTCAGTCGACTGGAGCTGTGCGACACGTTTCGCGTGACTGCAAACGGACTTCGAGGCTGTGCCGCCAAGGAAGGAGTCTGTGGCTTGGAAGGCCTATTTCGCCTTAAGTTTCTGGAAATGAGCATCACCACGCGGCAGGGCTACCAAAGGCCAATGGCCTCCTTAGGTTTAGAAACGGGATGGCTCGGGCTGGAGGAGCTCAGCCTCGGTGGCAAGGAGGTGGCACCAGGGTTCCCCTATGCCAGCCGCCTGAAGGACCTGAAGCGCCTCACCCTGAAGGCCTGCACTCTCGACGAGTTGCAGGTAGTGCACAACTGCAAAATGCTGCGCGGTCTCCCCGGCTTCCTCAGACTGGAGTTTTTGGATGTGGTCTTCCAGCCGCGCCGGTGCTCACCTGAGAGGGCGGGCGACGGCGAAGGGGAACAGGAGCAGGAGGGCGAGGAGGAGGTTGCGGACTCTGATAAGGGTGACAACGgcaacaatgaaaacaaaccgGATAAACTGATCCAAAATCTGCGCCGCTTGCTAGCTGTCATGCTGCCGTGCTGCACGCTGACCTTCAACAATTGCTCTGTTCAACTCAACTCAAATCTTGgctcaaatttatttatatag
- the cops6 gene encoding COP9 signalosome complex subunit 6: MRRSPDKMATSNGGGMEVDGAASPSVMASGMTGSVSVALHPLVILNISDHWIRIRSQEGRPMQVIGALIGKQEGRNIEVMNSFELLSQTTDDKVHIDKEYYYTKEEQFKQVFKEMEFLGWYTTGGPPDTSDIHIHKQVCEIIESPLFLKLNPMTKHTDLPVSVFESVIDIISGEATMLFAELSYTLATEEAERIGVDHVARMTATGTGENSTVAEHLIAQHSAIKMLHSRVKIILEYVKAVETGEVPFNHEILREANALCHRLPVLSTIKFKTDFYDQCNDVGLMAYLGTITKSCNSMNQFINKFNVLYDRQGIGRRMRGLFF, translated from the exons ATGCGCCGTTCACCGGACAAGATGGCGACCAGCAACGGCGGTGGAATGGAAGTGGATGGGGCAG CCAGTCCCAGTGTTATGGCCTCCGGGATGACTGGCAGCGTCTCGGTGGCCTTGCACCCTCTGGTTATCCTCAACATATCAGACCACTGGATACGCATCCGCTCACAGGAAGGACGACCCATGCAAG tGATCGGGGCTCTCATCGGGAAGCAGGAGGGGCGAAACATTGAGGTGATGAACTCCTTTGAGCTTCTATCACAGACGACGGACGACAAAGTGCATATTGACAAGGAGTACTACTACACcaaggaggagcagt TCAAGCAAGTCTTCAAAGAAATGGAGTTCTTGGGTTGGTACACTACAGGCGGCCCTCCTGACACTTCCGACATTCACATTCACAAGCAG GTGTGTGAGATCATTGAGAGTCCGCTCTTCCTCAAACTTAACCCGATGACCAAACACACTGAT CTACCCGTGAGTGTTTTTGAATCAGTCATTGATATCATCAGTGGCGAG GCCACCATGTTGTTTGCCGAGCTGAGCTACACTCTGGCCACGGAGGAAGCAGAGAGGATTGGCGTGGACCACGTTGCCCGCATGACGGCCACCGGCACGGGCGAGAACTCCACAG TGGCTGAGCACCTCATCGCCCAGCACAGTGCCATCAAGATGCTTCACAGTCGCGTCAAGATCATCCTTGAGTACGTCAAAGCCGTGGAAACGG GAGAGGTTCCATTCAACCACGAAATCTTGCGAGAAGCAAACGCTCTGTGCCACAGACTGCCAGTCCTCAGCACTATTAAGTTTAAAACAGACTTCTATGAT CAATGCAACGACGTGGGCCTCATGGCCTACTTGGGCACCATCACCAAGTCCTGCAACAGCATGAACCAATTTATCAACAAGTTCAACGTCCTGTACGACCGACAGGGCATCGGTCGTAGGATGAGAGGACTTTTCTTCTGA
- the and3 gene encoding actinodin3 — MISSLCFLAALSCLTWLPGLLEAKSLLSDIQQEGMVPVSDVGIDPQRANDFLSHSRPKRNVDPKWYRGNPDFQAYYRYYSSIGHTEGLYEIDKLRLLYQQMRHLEHTYGPNASYFQNKLGLGVPQIMCDPTTDKKCKVVAPPPPPPMKGFPRATEPPATELPPLPRAPAISQADVLYLCNSKDPLCKPHIVYLPAGAVPVLCDPRYHPHCTPQKAPPAPAVAPPPPPPPPKNYAPPPILVKKSYPPAPIRTFKGMEVDCDPYWDPDCLIDHPPRAIKGKVMGPPPPPPPPPVEEEPVEEPAPPPPPIQKKGFPFPFYYPQMPYDPRDDLYDPVRFQYPQPEAPADEPEDETQ, encoded by the exons ATGATTTCCTCGTTGTGTTTCTTGGCGGCACTTAGCTGTCTAACATGGCTTCCAG GCTTGCTGGAGGCCAAATCCTTGCTGAGCGACATCCAGCAGGAAG GGATGGTTCCGGTCAGTGACGTTGGGATTGATCCGCAGAGAGCCAACGACTTCCTGAGCCACTCCAGGCCCAAGCGAAACGTGGACCCCAAATGGTACCGAGGCAACCCGGACTTCCAGGCCTACTACCGCTACTACAGCAGCATTGGACACACCGAGGGG CTGTACGAGATTGACAAGTTGAGGCTGCTGTACCAGCAGATGAGGCACTTGGAGCACACGTACGGCCCCAACGCCTCATACTTCCAGAACAAACTGGGGCTGGGGGTCCCTCAAATTATGTGCGACCCCACCACAGACAAGAAGTGCAAGGTGGTcgcccctcctcccccaccaccCATGAAAGGTTTCCCTAGggccaccgagccgccggcCACCGAACTTCCTCCCCTTCCCCGTGCCCCCGCCATCTCCCAGGCGGATGTGCTCTATCTGTGCAACAGCAAGGACCCCCTGTGCAAGCCCCACATCGTCTACCTGCCCGCCGGCGCTGTGCCCGTCCTCTGTGACCCGCGTTACCACCCCCACTGCACTCCCCAGAAGGCTCCGCCCGCCCCGGCCGTGGcgcccccgccgccgccccctcccccaaagAATTATGCGCCACCGCCCATCCTCGTCAAAAAGTCTTACCCGCCGGCCCCCATACGCACATTTAAAGGCATGGAGGTCGACTGCGACCCGTACTGGGATCCCGACTGCCTCATCGACCACCCACCCAGAGCCATCAAGGGAAAGGTTATgggacccccaccccctccgcCGCCCCCACCTGTAGAAGAGGAACCTGTAGAGGAACCTgcgcctcctccgcctccaATCCAGAAGAAGGGTTTCCCCTTCCCTTTCTACTACCCCCAAATGCCCTATGACCCCCGTGATGATCTGTACGACCCTGTTCGCTTCCAGTACCCTCAACCAGAAGCACCTGCGGACGAGCCCGAAGACGAGACCCAATAG